One part of the Microbacterium aurugineum genome encodes these proteins:
- a CDS encoding SDR family NAD(P)-dependent oxidoreductase, which yields MRHLDLVGSTTVITGAANGMGADIARLLAARGAHLALIDHDAAALEAIAGELHDSRVTTHVVDLRDDQAVFTAAAAIGDAHPRINALITCAGSSMLGNLDQLTMEEMRWLTDVNLWGTVSITKALLPALRAAPAAHITHLASVYALASPAGRIPYAMSKFAVRAFSEALRHELEGTSVSVGAVYPSGVRTGIILHGRYAAAIDPAVAARAAAAQAAMYHTEPAEAAARIVRATERRAARTMVGREARLIDVLVRILPSSYWRVMRRPLRDAVDTTTPVA from the coding sequence ATGAGACACCTCGATCTCGTCGGCAGCACCACGGTGATCACCGGAGCCGCGAACGGGATGGGCGCCGACATCGCCCGGCTGCTCGCCGCACGGGGAGCGCACCTGGCCCTGATCGACCACGATGCCGCAGCGCTCGAGGCGATCGCCGGAGAGCTTCACGACAGCCGGGTGACGACCCACGTCGTCGACCTCCGCGACGATCAGGCCGTGTTCACCGCCGCCGCCGCGATCGGCGACGCACACCCGCGGATCAATGCACTGATCACGTGCGCCGGGTCGTCGATGCTCGGCAACCTCGACCAGCTCACGATGGAGGAGATGCGCTGGCTCACGGATGTGAACCTCTGGGGCACGGTCTCGATCACCAAGGCGCTGCTGCCGGCGCTGCGCGCGGCACCCGCGGCGCACATCACCCATCTCGCCAGCGTCTACGCTCTGGCCTCCCCGGCCGGACGCATCCCCTACGCCATGAGCAAGTTCGCCGTGCGGGCCTTCTCCGAGGCTCTGCGGCACGAGCTCGAAGGCACGTCGGTGAGCGTCGGCGCGGTCTACCCCTCGGGCGTACGCACCGGGATCATCCTGCACGGACGTTACGCCGCGGCCATCGACCCCGCCGTCGCCGCCCGTGCCGCCGCCGCGCAGGCCGCGATGTACCACACGGAGCCCGCGGAGGCCGCCGCCCGCATCGTCCGGGCCACCGAGCGGCGGGCGGCGAGGACGATGGTCGGACGCGAGGCGCGCCTGATCGACGTCCTCGTGCGGATCCTGCCGTCGTCCTATTGGCGAGTGATGCGGCGCCCCCTGCGGGACGCGGTCGACACGACCACCCCGGTGGCGTGA
- a CDS encoding asparagine synthase has translation MGRTADAIAEGVAIATAAARLAVKNHILIGTIAEDGVFDMDKYIDDAREALRAMAEESEEAAATVTALRKRARGRHSDPVSTHDYRDRDVRNLRRRAKQSTGVAERLREMMQDRDSLAQIVEEARDAAWADVRHNLDRRLRVEGMRPDHDPDYGRMREARMQALRLVDLQALSSEQRAKAKRRKKQQKAAAAGE, from the coding sequence GTGGGACGGACAGCGGATGCCATCGCCGAAGGCGTCGCGATCGCGACCGCTGCCGCGCGCCTCGCCGTGAAGAACCACATCCTCATCGGCACCATCGCGGAAGACGGCGTCTTCGACATGGACAAGTACATCGACGATGCGCGCGAGGCGCTGCGGGCGATGGCCGAGGAGTCCGAGGAGGCCGCCGCCACCGTCACCGCCTTGCGAAAGCGGGCGAGGGGGAGGCACTCCGATCCGGTGAGCACGCACGACTATCGTGACCGCGACGTCCGCAACCTCCGACGCCGGGCGAAGCAGTCCACCGGGGTGGCCGAGCGCCTGCGCGAGATGATGCAGGATCGCGACAGCCTCGCACAGATCGTGGAAGAGGCCAGGGATGCCGCCTGGGCCGATGTGCGGCACAACCTCGACCGCCGGTTGCGGGTCGAGGGCATGCGCCCCGACCATGATCCCGACTACGGGCGAATGCGTGAAGCCCGCATGCAAGCGCTGCGACTCGTCGATCTGCAGGCACTCTCCTCGGAGCAGAGAGCGAAGGCGAAGCGTCGGAAAAAACAGCAGAAAGCTGCGGCGGCCGGGGAGTGA